A stretch of the uncultured Bacteroides sp. genome encodes the following:
- a CDS encoding transposase family protein codes for MKKKIDNPTPLDILGMFLPSGLLDYFDLINSESLETCFILFLEEKNIIPEECKTLPLHSKGFMPEIEVQDFPVRGKAVYLRIKRRRWEDTQTGKTYSRDWNLVATGTRITAEFGAFLKELLRQ; via the coding sequence ATGAAAAAGAAGATAGATAACCCAACCCCACTTGATATTTTAGGCATGTTTTTGCCTTCGGGCCTGCTAGATTATTTTGATTTAATCAACAGTGAATCCTTGGAAACCTGTTTTATTCTGTTCCTTGAAGAGAAGAATATTATTCCTGAAGAATGCAAAACACTTCCTCTTCATTCAAAAGGATTTATGCCGGAAATCGAAGTTCAGGATTTTCCTGTACGAGGTAAAGCGGTCTATCTTCGCATTAAACGGCGCCGTTGGGAAGATACTCAAACCGGTAAAACATATAGCCGTGATTGGAATCTGGTTGCCACCGGTACTCGCATAACCGCTGAGTTCGGTGCTTTTTTAAAAGAATTACTTAGACAATAA
- a CDS encoding sugar O-acetyltransferase, which produces MTDIEKMAAGEVYWGFNPEFVPLLERGHDFCFQYNQTPPSDKVRKRQILEVFLKKVGLNVLPNSPIHIDFGNMEIGDNTFINFNLVVLDEALVTIGNHCFIGPNCSIYTVIHSFGYEDRNQGYMSAHPVVISDNCWLCGNVTVLPGVTIGEGSVIGAGSVVTKDIPAGVLAYGNPCKVIKKIDEVVQKDKSDK; this is translated from the coding sequence ATGACAGACATAGAGAAAATGGCTGCCGGAGAAGTTTATTGGGGCTTCAACCCGGAATTTGTGCCACTATTAGAACGAGGACACGATTTTTGTTTCCAGTACAACCAAACACCACCATCCGATAAAGTCCGCAAGCGGCAAATACTAGAAGTATTTCTAAAAAAAGTGGGCCTCAATGTTCTTCCCAACAGCCCCATACATATAGACTTCGGTAATATGGAAATTGGAGATAACACTTTTATAAACTTCAATTTAGTAGTACTAGATGAAGCACTTGTCACAATTGGGAATCACTGTTTCATCGGTCCTAACTGCTCCATCTATACCGTGATACACTCATTCGGTTACGAAGACAGAAACCAAGGTTACATGTCGGCCCACCCGGTTGTTATCAGTGATAATTGCTGGCTGTGCGGCAATGTAACAGTTCTTCCCGGCGTTACCATAGGCGAAGGTTCAGTAATTGGTGCAGGCAGTGTGGTTACAAAAGATATTCCTGCAGGTGTGTTGGCGTACGGTAATCCTTGCAAAGTAATCAAGAAGATTGATGAGGTGGTACAGAAAGACAAAAGCGACAAATGA
- a CDS encoding porin family protein, with product MKKILVLAIIAMVSATSVAQISWNVKGGINLSSFGGEDLNGSKLNLNYQVGVGMDYALSKRISIQPSLLFITKGAKYHSGLEKMTLNPQYIELPIMAAYKYRLSDKMKLAISAGPYIAYGIGGKFNDEISTGGSTTLVEKNIFGDRNNFTNRPLTDNRLDYGLGAGAAIETNHFIVGLNASSGLKKILKDQLTFKNARNVCYSLSVGYKF from the coding sequence ATGAAGAAGATTTTAGTTTTAGCAATTATTGCTATGGTTTCAGCAACATCAGTTGCACAAATTTCCTGGAATGTAAAGGGAGGAATTAATCTAAGTTCTTTCGGAGGTGAGGATCTGAATGGTTCAAAACTCAATCTCAATTATCAGGTTGGGGTGGGCATGGATTATGCTTTAAGCAAAAGAATTTCCATTCAGCCTTCTTTATTGTTTATAACTAAAGGGGCTAAATATCATTCAGGCCTTGAGAAAATGACTCTGAATCCGCAATATATTGAGCTACCAATAATGGCGGCTTATAAATATCGTCTTTCTGATAAGATGAAACTGGCTATTAGTGCCGGTCCGTATATAGCTTACGGTATTGGAGGAAAGTTTAATGATGAGATCTCTACCGGCGGATCAACCACTCTGGTTGAGAAGAATATTTTTGGTGACCGGAATAATTTTACTAACAGACCTCTGACTGATAACAGACTTGATTATGGATTGGGTGCTGGTGCGGCAATTGAAACCAATCACTTTATAGTTGGTTTGAATGCTTCATCCGGATTGAAGAAAATTCTTAAAGATCAGTTAACTTTTAAGAATGCAAGGAATGTATGCTATTCATTATCTGTTGGATATAAGTTCTGA
- the hydG gene encoding [FeFe] hydrogenase H-cluster radical SAM maturase HydG translates to MKFTPEKYSIADERMKPFIDPVEIRDYLNDTVSSKERVREIITKSLSKQRLNLEEVACLVNANTPELIEEIKEGAKELKRLVYGNRIVLFAPLYIGNKCTNDCAYCGFRISNKNAIRKTLTDEELVKEIESLEDKGQKRLILVYGEHPEYSPGYIAHTVKIAYGVKKGKGEIRRVNINAAPLDVDGFRVVKAAGIGTYQVFQETYNPDAYKIYHPSGRKADYGYRLTALDRAQEAGIDDVGIGALFGLYDWRFEVMGLVRHANHLEACYNVGPHTISFPRVKDASGQNLKTDYFVSDADFTKLVAILRLSVPYTGMILTAREPARLRDEIIQFGVSQIDGGTNIEIGSYAESTAKKNLNRGQFQINDDRPLNEIIDELLDQNMIPSFCTACYRIGRTGEHFMEFSVPGFIKRYCTPNAILTLAEYLIDYAPQHTADKGWKVISSTIDKMDDEKMKISIHEKISLLKSGKRDLYY, encoded by the coding sequence ATGAAATTCACTCCAGAGAAATACTCCATTGCTGATGAACGGATGAAACCATTTATTGACCCGGTAGAAATAAGGGATTATCTTAATGATACTGTTTCTTCAAAAGAAAGGGTTCGTGAGATAATTACTAAATCACTTTCAAAGCAAAGGCTGAACCTCGAAGAAGTTGCTTGTCTGGTAAATGCCAATACTCCTGAGTTGATTGAGGAAATCAAGGAAGGTGCGAAGGAACTTAAACGCTTAGTATATGGAAACAGAATAGTACTGTTTGCACCGCTTTATATTGGCAATAAATGTACTAACGACTGTGCTTATTGCGGTTTCAGAATATCTAATAAGAATGCCATACGGAAAACTCTTACGGATGAGGAACTTGTCAAAGAGATTGAATCGCTGGAAGATAAGGGGCAGAAAAGGCTGATTCTTGTTTATGGTGAACATCCGGAGTATAGTCCCGGGTATATTGCTCATACCGTAAAGATTGCTTATGGCGTAAAAAAGGGAAAAGGAGAAATAAGGCGGGTCAATATCAATGCCGCGCCTCTTGATGTCGATGGATTCAGGGTGGTGAAAGCTGCCGGAATAGGAACCTATCAGGTGTTTCAGGAAACTTATAATCCCGATGCTTATAAAATTTATCATCCAAGTGGCAGGAAGGCCGACTATGGTTACAGGCTCACGGCTTTGGACAGAGCGCAGGAAGCGGGAATTGATGATGTGGGTATAGGTGCTTTGTTTGGTTTGTATGACTGGCGCTTTGAAGTGATGGGACTGGTTCGCCATGCAAATCATTTGGAGGCTTGTTACAATGTGGGTCCGCATACCATCTCTTTCCCAAGGGTAAAAGATGCATCGGGGCAAAATCTGAAGACGGACTATTTTGTAAGTGATGCGGATTTTACCAAACTGGTTGCTATTTTGAGATTATCTGTACCTTATACCGGAATGATACTGACCGCAAGGGAGCCTGCCCGGCTCAGGGATGAAATAATTCAGTTCGGTGTTTCGCAGATTGACGGTGGAACCAATATAGAGATTGGCAGTTATGCAGAATCCACTGCTAAAAAGAATCTGAACAGGGGACAGTTCCAGATAAATGATGACAGGCCACTGAATGAGATAATTGATGAATTGCTTGACCAAAACATGATTCCTTCTTTTTGCACGGCCTGTTACCGGATTGGCAGAACAGGTGAGCATTTCATGGAATTCTCTGTTCCGGGATTCATTAAACGTTATTGCACGCCAAACGCCATTCTCACATTGGCGGAATATCTCATTGATTATGCACCTCAACATACAGCCGATAAGGGCTGGAAGGTTATCAGCTCAACAATTGACAAGATGGACGATGAAAAGATGAAGATATCTATTCACGAGAAAATCAGTCTGTTGAAATCAGGGAAAAGGGATTTATATTATTAA
- the hydF gene encoding [FeFe] hydrogenase H-cluster maturation GTPase HydF, which translates to MGRDLKPHIGIFGRRNVGKSSFINALTGMEVAIVSEVAGTTTDPVKKSMEILGVGPSIIIDTAGIDDSGELGEKRIAKTLDVIKQIDCAVLLIAENTFDEFDEMLIRKFGRYNIPCLIVYNKTDIEALMNSTIKEIQQYTNAPIVEFSAKTNSNVDCVIEALKSIIPETAYQNPSLLKGIISRGDIVLLITSTDSEAPEGRLILPEVMAIRDVLDNGAINIVVEKTELELFLQNTAIKPKLVITDSQAFKLVNKIIPSDIPLTGFSVAFAHMRGPFNEYVKGAKKISNLKDGDRILILESCTHQVSCDDIGRFKIPRWLKEFTHKQLDFDIVTGLDEIKNPVTDYALIIQCGSCMITRKQVFSRLSDAIEAGVPVTNYGLTIAWINGIFDRAIAPFMN; encoded by the coding sequence ATGGGCCGGGATTTAAAACCTCATATCGGAATTTTTGGTCGGAGAAATGTGGGCAAGAGCTCATTCATTAATGCCCTTACAGGAATGGAAGTTGCCATCGTGTCTGAAGTTGCAGGCACAACAACCGACCCAGTAAAAAAGTCAATGGAAATATTAGGCGTTGGCCCTTCCATCATTATTGATACCGCAGGTATTGATGACAGTGGAGAGCTTGGTGAAAAAAGAATTGCAAAAACACTGGATGTAATCAAACAAATAGATTGCGCCGTGTTACTTATTGCCGAAAATACGTTTGATGAGTTCGACGAAATGCTGATCCGTAAATTTGGCAGATATAATATTCCCTGTCTGATTGTGTATAACAAAACCGATATTGAGGCTTTGATGAATAGTACAATCAAAGAGATTCAGCAGTATACAAACGCCCCGATTGTAGAGTTTAGCGCAAAGACAAATTCCAATGTCGATTGTGTTATTGAAGCACTCAAAAGTATCATCCCCGAAACGGCTTATCAGAATCCATCCTTATTGAAAGGTATTATAAGTCGTGGAGACATTGTTTTGCTTATTACCTCTACAGATTCGGAAGCCCCTGAAGGACGACTGATTTTACCTGAGGTAATGGCTATTCGTGATGTGCTCGATAATGGGGCCATTAATATTGTGGTAGAGAAAACCGAACTGGAATTATTCTTGCAGAATACTGCTATCAAACCAAAATTGGTTATTACCGATAGCCAGGCTTTCAAGTTGGTAAACAAGATTATTCCTTCCGATATTCCGTTAACCGGTTTTAGTGTGGCTTTTGCTCACATGCGCGGGCCTTTCAATGAATATGTGAAAGGGGCGAAGAAGATTTCAAATCTAAAAGACGGTGACAGGATATTGATTCTGGAATCGTGCACTCATCAGGTGAGCTGTGACGATATCGGGCGATTTAAAATTCCACGTTGGCTGAAAGAGTTTACTCATAAACAGTTGGATTTTGATATAGTTACTGGTCTGGATGAAATTAAGAACCCGGTAACCGACTATGCTTTAATCATTCAATGCGGTAGTTGCATGATAACCCGGAAGCAAGTTTTCAGTCGCCTATCTGATGCCATCGAAGCAGGTGTTCCCGTTACAAACTACGGATTAACCATTGCCTGGATAAATGGAATTTTTGATAGGGCTATTGCTCCCTTTATGAATTGA
- the hydE gene encoding [FeFe] hydrogenase H-cluster radical SAM maturase HydE, with protein MIAVCEILEKQELSRQDIIRLLSITDKGDQELLIKKAYSIKESTIGRKVYLRGLIEFSNYCRKNCYYCGIRSGNNKVARYSLSDDEILQVVEFAQKQQLKGIVLQSGELNRSDFTKRITALITKIKNAANPEFRITLSLGEQSLETYQRWFDAGAQRYLLRIETSNEDLYKKIHPADGLHSFKVRLRCLEDIQKTGYMTGTGVMIGLPFQTIENLTDDLLFIKERDIDMVGMGPYLEHADTPLYDHKDLLMPLMERFNLSIRMIAVLRIMMPDINIASTTALQSIFPLGRELGLKAGANVMMPNITPLKYRRSYLLYDNKPCIDEEADDCWDCLEKRIKMIGEEIVRNEYGDSKHFINRIQID; from the coding sequence ATGATTGCTGTATGCGAAATATTAGAGAAACAGGAACTTTCAAGGCAGGATATTATTCGTTTACTTTCAATTACAGATAAAGGCGATCAGGAGCTGTTAATAAAGAAAGCCTATTCAATAAAAGAAAGTACCATTGGCAGGAAAGTATATCTGAGGGGATTAATTGAGTTTTCTAATTATTGTAGAAAGAACTGTTATTATTGTGGCATAAGAAGCGGGAATAATAAAGTTGCCAGATATTCACTTTCCGACGATGAGATTCTTCAAGTGGTTGAGTTTGCACAGAAGCAACAATTAAAAGGAATTGTTCTTCAATCGGGAGAATTAAACAGGTCGGATTTTACAAAAAGAATTACAGCGCTGATAACTAAAATAAAGAATGCTGCCAATCCGGAATTTCGCATCACACTCTCTCTTGGAGAACAATCATTGGAAACCTATCAAAGATGGTTTGATGCCGGAGCCCAACGCTATTTGCTGAGGATTGAAACCAGTAATGAGGATCTTTATAAAAAGATACACCCTGCCGACGGTTTGCATAGTTTCAAAGTACGCCTCAGGTGTCTCGAAGATATTCAGAAAACCGGCTATATGACAGGCACTGGAGTGATGATTGGCTTACCTTTTCAAACAATAGAGAACCTTACAGACGATTTATTGTTTATTAAAGAAAGGGACATTGATATGGTAGGTATGGGGCCGTATCTTGAACATGCTGATACGCCGTTGTACGATCATAAAGATTTACTGATGCCTTTAATGGAACGGTTTAATCTGTCCATTCGCATGATCGCTGTTTTAAGAATAATGATGCCGGATATAAATATAGCATCAACAACAGCCCTTCAATCAATATTCCCTTTGGGAAGAGAGCTAGGGTTGAAAGCCGGAGCAAATGTAATGATGCCTAACATCACACCATTAAAATACAGACGCAGTTATCTTCTTTACGATAACAAACCCTGTATTGACGAAGAAGCTGATGATTGTTGGGACTGTCTTGAAAAGAGGATTAAAATGATTGGCGAAGAAATAGTGCGTAATGAATATGGCGATTCAAAACATTTTATAAACAGGATTCAAATAGATTAA
- a CDS encoding NAD(P)H-dependent oxidoreductase subunit E, producing the protein MLTEDDVCNVNMMTEEEKYNLLKTVIIDYDRKESNLIQILHMAQAIFSYLPTEVQCFIADQMGLSVSYVNSVLTFYSFFSTKPKGEYNISVCLGTACYVRGGKEVLNRLKDELGIDVGETTADKRYSLTVMRCIGSCGLAPAMTINGKVYKQVNPNKIKRILGMLK; encoded by the coding sequence ATGTTAACCGAAGACGATGTATGCAATGTTAATATGATGACAGAAGAAGAGAAATATAATCTTCTTAAAACTGTGATCATTGATTACGACCGGAAGGAGAGTAATCTTATTCAGATTTTGCATATGGCACAGGCTATATTCAGTTACCTTCCTACTGAAGTTCAGTGTTTTATTGCCGACCAAATGGGACTGTCTGTCTCATACGTAAACAGTGTTTTAACGTTTTATTCCTTCTTTTCAACCAAACCAAAAGGGGAATATAATATTTCTGTATGTTTGGGCACGGCTTGCTATGTTCGTGGGGGAAAGGAAGTGCTAAATAGATTGAAAGATGAACTGGGAATAGATGTGGGCGAAACTACAGCGGACAAGAGGTATTCGCTTACAGTGATGCGTTGCATTGGTTCTTGTGGCCTTGCACCGGCAATGACCATCAACGGCAAGGTCTATAAGCAGGTGAATCCAAATAAAATCAAACGAATTTTGGGTATGTTGAAATAG
- a CDS encoding NADH-ubiquinone oxidoreductase-F iron-sulfur binding region domain-containing protein, producing the protein MKINTLTDLEAIKNDFLNKEKTFQFTAHICYGAGCISSDCKKFKEAFEQALEHEHLQSKVRINLTGCMGACTLGPTLIINPGNTLYCNLNPASASQIVNEHIKEGNIAKKFCYKNRETGEIIPCLNEIPFFKKQKKIVLQKCGVVDYASIEEYIAHDGYFALVKAFTMTPTEVIDEIKRSGLRGRGGGGFPTGTKWAMANKEKSDQKYLICNADEGDPGAFMDRSLLEGDAHSVIEGMLIAGYAIGASKGVVYIRAEYPIAIERLTIGIRSARELGLLGDNILGSNFSFDIEIRIGAGAFVCGEETALMESVEGKRGEPRQKPPYPVQSGLFGKPTVINNVETLGNVAQIILKGANWFASIGTDNSKGTKVFALAGDIVHKGLVEVAMGTTLGEILYDIGGGIPRGKLFKMAQTGGPSGGCLTAEHLNTPIDYESLTKLGAIMGSGGLICTDEDTCMVDMARFFMDFVQDESCGKCVPCRIGTKRMLEILERITRGEGKEGDVELLFELGNTIKDSAICGLGQTAPNPVLSTIKYFRQEYDEHIRQNYCRAGVCGNLFLAPCQNACPAKVNVPGYVALIAAGRVRDAYNLIRQENPFPSICGRVCTHPCESKCRRAQIDDPIAIADLKRYAADFVYNSGEPLVNLNFPKNGNSVGIIGAGPSGLTCGYYLSRLGYTVDIYEEKSVAGGILAYGIPEYRLPKEELKKEIDSIVQSGINIIYNMKVGKDITFNELKSKYNAIYIATGTQLSRKIGIEGEEKGGVYHGLDFLTDINLNKKVKVKGVVAVIGGGNTAIDAARSALRLGAKEVHILYRRKKEEMPADKREIEDAIDEGVILHELVAPVRFVGDGKVTGIECVRMMPGKFGKDGRRIPIEVLNSKFMIDVDMVIPAVSQYSDLPFIPRGEVGVTDWGTFIVDPCTQMTTQPGIFAGGDIARGSDVVITSIADGKNAAKSIDIYLGGTGKLNIGEPIEIPTRGVDEGITVEHERFQMPSLDPKEREGNFDEVRLGYHKLNAIAESMRCLRCSDRSSDHCPDH; encoded by the coding sequence ATGAAAATCAATACACTCACTGACCTGGAAGCGATAAAAAATGATTTTCTGAATAAGGAGAAAACATTTCAGTTTACTGCTCATATTTGTTATGGTGCGGGGTGTATCTCCTCGGATTGTAAGAAGTTCAAGGAGGCTTTTGAACAGGCGTTGGAACATGAGCACCTCCAGTCGAAAGTACGGATAAACCTTACCGGATGCATGGGGGCTTGTACGCTGGGGCCTACCTTGATTATTAATCCAGGCAATACACTCTATTGCAATCTTAACCCTGCAAGTGCTTCACAGATTGTAAACGAACATATTAAAGAAGGAAATATAGCCAAAAAGTTTTGTTATAAGAACCGGGAGACTGGCGAGATTATACCTTGTTTAAATGAAATTCCTTTTTTTAAGAAACAGAAAAAGATAGTACTTCAAAAATGCGGAGTCGTTGACTATGCTTCTATAGAAGAGTATATAGCTCACGATGGATATTTTGCATTGGTCAAAGCTTTTACCATGACTCCAACTGAGGTGATTGACGAAATAAAAAGATCCGGATTGCGTGGGCGTGGCGGTGGCGGGTTTCCTACCGGTACTAAATGGGCAATGGCCAATAAAGAGAAGAGTGATCAGAAATATCTTATTTGTAATGCCGATGAAGGTGATCCCGGAGCGTTCATGGACCGCAGTTTGCTGGAAGGAGATGCCCATTCGGTGATTGAAGGTATGCTGATAGCCGGATATGCCATTGGCGCTTCCAAAGGGGTGGTTTATATCAGGGCAGAATATCCCATTGCGATTGAAAGGCTGACAATTGGTATCAGGTCTGCACGTGAACTTGGACTTCTTGGCGATAATATCCTTGGAAGTAATTTTAGTTTTGATATTGAGATTAGGATTGGTGCCGGAGCTTTTGTTTGTGGAGAAGAGACAGCATTGATGGAATCGGTGGAAGGAAAAAGGGGAGAACCCCGTCAGAAGCCACCATACCCGGTGCAGAGTGGCTTATTTGGGAAACCTACTGTAATCAATAATGTAGAAACACTGGGCAATGTAGCCCAAATCATATTAAAAGGAGCCAATTGGTTTGCATCCATTGGAACGGATAACAGCAAAGGTACAAAGGTGTTTGCTCTTGCCGGAGATATTGTTCACAAAGGGTTGGTAGAAGTAGCCATGGGAACTACTTTGGGTGAGATTCTTTATGATATTGGTGGAGGAATTCCAAGAGGTAAGTTATTCAAAATGGCTCAGACCGGAGGTCCTTCAGGCGGATGTCTTACGGCCGAGCACCTCAATACTCCTATTGATTATGAATCTCTGACCAAGCTTGGTGCCATTATGGGCTCAGGTGGTTTGATCTGTACTGATGAAGATACATGCATGGTTGATATGGCCCGGTTCTTTATGGACTTTGTTCAGGATGAATCGTGCGGGAAATGTGTTCCATGTCGTATCGGAACGAAACGGATGCTGGAAATTTTGGAACGGATCACCCGTGGTGAGGGAAAAGAAGGCGATGTGGAGCTTCTCTTTGAACTGGGTAATACAATTAAAGATTCTGCTATTTGCGGTTTGGGGCAGACAGCCCCCAACCCGGTACTTAGCACTATCAAGTATTTCAGACAAGAGTATGACGAGCATATCAGGCAGAATTACTGCCGGGCTGGCGTTTGCGGCAATCTTTTCCTTGCTCCTTGTCAGAATGCTTGTCCTGCAAAGGTTAATGTACCTGGTTATGTTGCCTTGATTGCTGCTGGTAGGGTGCGTGATGCCTATAATCTGATCCGTCAGGAGAATCCATTCCCATCTATTTGCGGCAGGGTTTGTACTCATCCCTGCGAAAGTAAATGTCGCCGGGCTCAGATTGATGATCCAATTGCCATAGCCGATTTGAAACGCTATGCTGCTGATTTTGTGTATAATTCAGGTGAGCCGCTGGTCAACCTTAATTTCCCTAAGAATGGAAATTCCGTAGGCATTATTGGCGCCGGTCCGTCCGGACTTACCTGTGGGTATTATTTGTCACGGCTTGGCTATACAGTTGATATCTATGAGGAGAAAAGTGTGGCAGGCGGAATTCTGGCTTATGGCATTCCGGAATATCGTTTACCCAAAGAGGAATTGAAAAAAGAGATTGATTCAATTGTTCAGTCGGGAATTAATATCATCTATAACATGAAGGTTGGAAAAGATATCACATTCAATGAATTGAAATCAAAATATAATGCAATATATATTGCAACCGGAACACAACTTTCCAGGAAAATAGGCATCGAAGGAGAGGAAAAAGGCGGGGTCTATCACGGGCTCGATTTCCTGACAGATATTAACCTGAATAAAAAAGTTAAGGTGAAGGGAGTTGTTGCTGTGATTGGAGGTGGCAATACTGCCATCGATGCTGCAAGGTCGGCCCTTCGTCTTGGTGCTAAAGAGGTGCATATCCTTTATAGAAGGAAAAAGGAAGAGATGCCTGCCGACAAAAGAGAGATTGAAGATGCAATAGATGAAGGGGTAATCTTGCATGAATTAGTTGCTCCGGTTCGTTTTGTAGGTGATGGCAAAGTTACAGGGATTGAATGTGTAAGAATGATGCCCGGAAAGTTTGGGAAAGATGGGCGGAGGATACCGATAGAGGTGCTCAACTCTAAGTTTATGATTGATGTTGATATGGTGATTCCGGCAGTGAGCCAATATTCCGATTTACCGTTTATTCCAAGAGGGGAAGTTGGAGTGACCGATTGGGGAACATTTATTGTTGATCCTTGTACACAAATGACCACTCAGCCCGGTATCTTTGCCGGAGGAGATATAGCCCGCGGCTCTGATGTGGTGATTACGTCCATTGCTGATGGAAAGAATGCGGCAAAATCAATTGATATCTATTTAGGCGGAACTGGAAAATTGAACATTGGTGAGCCGATAGAGATCCCGACAAGAGGGGTAGATGAGGGAATTACAGTTGAACATGAGCGGTTCCAGATGCCATCTCTTGACCCGAAAGAAAGGGAAGGCAATTTTGATGAAGTACGGCTGGGCTATCACAAACTTAATGCAATTGCTGAATCAATGAGATGTTTACGGTGTTCAGACCGTAGCTCAGATCATTGTCCTGATCATTAA
- a CDS encoding NADH-dependent [FeFe] hydrogenase, group A6, whose translation MINLVINDKAVQVKEGTTIFEAAKQNHILIPHFCYLENIHKIGSCRICVVEVEGAKNLIASCVTVVAEGMVVHTNSERVRNARKVIYELMLSDHPKNCLTCWRNQNCELQELGNLIQVDEYRYEGTKSKDFIDNSSPSIVRDSSKCVLCRRCVTVCNQVQGVSLMNPHHRGFSTFIGPSEDELLGESICTNCGQCVLVCPVGALKEKDSTEQVWEALYDKSKTVIVQTAPAVRAALGELFGFEPGTLVTGKMASALHEIGFKYVFDTNFGADLTIMEEGSEFLERLKDTFTSKDRTAVLPMITSCSPGWIKYVEHHYPEQLSHLSSCKSPHMMLGALTKTYFAGKVGIDPKSIFMVSVMPCTAKKFEIIRPEMYNDGLANVDAVITTRELGRMIKDAGIDFRNLPEGKFDSPLGLSSGAADIFGTTGGVMEAALRTVYELVTGRELPTEKLHLKPLMGLNRIKTAELKIEKTLPEFRFLEGKTLRVAVTSGLIGAAELMDEIEKGTSSYHFIEVMGCPGGCMSGGGQPRPVNDAIRMQRLQAIYREDEGKALRKSHENEDIKMLYRDFLGAPLGHKSHELLHTIYTPRNKK comes from the coding sequence ATGATAAACCTGGTAATTAATGATAAAGCAGTTCAGGTAAAAGAGGGTACCACCATTTTTGAAGCTGCCAAACAGAACCATATATTGATTCCTCACTTCTGTTACTTGGAGAACATCCACAAGATTGGTTCCTGCCGCATCTGTGTGGTTGAGGTAGAGGGTGCGAAGAATCTGATAGCATCCTGCGTAACAGTGGTAGCCGAGGGAATGGTTGTTCATACCAATTCAGAAAGGGTTCGCAATGCCCGGAAAGTAATTTATGAACTGATGCTTTCTGATCATCCAAAGAATTGCCTTACTTGCTGGCGAAATCAGAACTGTGAATTACAGGAACTTGGTAATTTGATTCAAGTGGATGAATATAGATATGAAGGTACAAAATCCAAAGATTTTATTGATAATTCAAGTCCGTCAATCGTTCGCGATAGTTCAAAGTGTGTTCTTTGTCGCCGATGTGTCACGGTCTGTAATCAGGTTCAGGGAGTTAGTCTGATGAATCCTCATCATCGCGGTTTTTCTACATTCATCGGCCCATCAGAGGATGAGCTTTTAGGAGAATCAATCTGTACCAATTGTGGACAGTGCGTCTTGGTATGTCCTGTTGGGGCTTTGAAAGAGAAAGATTCTACAGAACAGGTATGGGAAGCATTATATGATAAATCAAAAACGGTGATTGTTCAGACGGCTCCGGCTGTGCGGGCAGCACTTGGAGAATTATTTGGTTTTGAACCCGGTACGTTGGTCACTGGCAAAATGGCTTCTGCCTTGCACGAAATAGGTTTCAAGTATGTTTTTGATACCAATTTCGGAGCGGACCTCACCATTATGGAAGAAGGCTCTGAGTTTCTGGAAAGATTAAAAGATACATTTACTTCGAAGGATAGAACTGCCGTTCTTCCAATGATTACAAGTTGCAGTCCCGGTTGGATAAAATATGTAGAGCATCATTATCCAGAGCAGCTATCTCATTTGTCGAGTTGTAAATCCCCTCATATGATGCTGGGGGCATTGACCAAAACTTACTTTGCCGGGAAGGTTGGAATTGATCCGAAATCTATTTTTATGGTTTCTGTAATGCCTTGTACTGCAAAGAAGTTTGAAATTATCCGTCCTGAAATGTACAATGACGGTTTGGCCAACGTGGATGCAGTGATTACAACGCGTGAACTGGGACGAATGATTAAGGATGCCGGGATTGACTTCCGGAATCTGCCCGAAGGTAAATTTGACAGTCCTTTGGGCTTATCTTCTGGTGCGGCCGATATATTCGGAACAACGGGAGGGGTGATGGAAGCAGCCTTACGTACTGTGTATGAACTGGTCACCGGTCGTGAACTTCCTACGGAAAAACTTCATCTGAAACCTTTGATGGGACTTAACCGGATTAAGACAGCGGAACTAAAGATTGAAAAGACGTTGCCCGAATTCAGATTCCTTGAAGGAAAAACGCTGAGAGTTGCCGTTACAAGTGGACTAATAGGTGCTGCCGAATTGATGGACGAAATAGAAAAAGGTACAAGCTCTTATCATTTTATTGAAGTAATGGGCTGCCCCGGTGGTTGTATGAGTGGAGGCGGACAGCCACGACCGGTCAATGATGCGATCAGGATGCAGAGGCTTCAAGCAATTTACAGAGAGGATGAAGGAAAGGCCTTGCGCAAATCGCATGAAAATGAAGATATAAAGATGTTATATCGTGATTTCCTTGGAGCGCCCCTCGGGCATAAATCGCACGAATTGCTTCACACTATTTATACTCCACGGAATAAGAAGTGA